In the Silene latifolia isolate original U9 population chromosome 1, ASM4854445v1, whole genome shotgun sequence genome, ctcgccaacTCCTCGATCAACCTCGAGCCTACCGCTACGAGCtgggagggggaagccttctgggatgaagagtcggtGCTGATGTTTCGATCACCGACTGCGAATCGGAGGGGGAAGCCTTCGGGATGAAGAGTCGGTGGTGACGTTTCGATCACCACTGCGATcgggagggggaagccttctgggatgaagagtcaatggtgacgttatgatcaccagcctgcgcgggcttctcctccacttgctgctcattaagagcgacggccgacagcggctgatctgcaaaatttaacgaaagcatcagtatcaacatgcATAGACATGCCGGAGAGCCCGTCATCGGCGGCGCTAATGAACCTGCTAAATCGAGCCACGAGAATAGATCgataccatgcttggccttcttggccggaggacgcgTTTCCTCGCCAAAGCAGGCGAAGCAACGACAATGTAGAGGCTGTCCCCCTTCtattacggacaaggggagacccctcctcatcagagtcctccccattggtgatatcaacgatctccaccgttgcCCTCTGAACAGGGGgaatgggaggtggaactgatgtcgacgccatcgccgccgaagaccttgtttttcgcgtatggcgcggcatgttactaaccaccctcgcctgggcctccaccacattcaagctcttcagctgctgatccatgagatcattcggcgacgtcctgcggtcatgggttagagccttgggatgcaagttagcaacggttttatctttgtgcagccccattctccggaggatatcctcagacaagtccggtccaaagtggtctgcgaaggaagcaaagcaagagttaagtagaagaaataaattgaagttcgaaaaacagGGACATtcagagcggtgatgggcctcacaccgaccccactcaccctgtgctagggccggtatgaggccgacatggcagagcggctcatcctggaggatgatctgcgttgggggaatccatcttttcggcaccccactcttgtccgcctcaaagagcctcatcgccagcctctcatcctccttaagaaggaccttgccggcatccatcttgagttttttccgggtgacccatctgtcgtgctccgccttagtctcacaccgcaaattaactcggTGCTGAaaggagcggggcagcggatagtcatccggcaccttaacgtatacccaccgatctctccagtccttgcaagaagtaagtttgtcaacagagacataaccctgctccatgtgcacactgtaccatccgactcggccagagattgatggccggaggtgatgaagccggcggaataaattcaccgttggggcctctcccttgaagagacaaagccagacaaagccgactatggtcctcatagccaacgggtgcagttgggcaacggcaacgttcatggccctaatgatggccataacgtactcattcagcggaaaccggagcccgtactccaagtgccgcatgtatacgccaatgtgacccgggggagggcaacagacggcctgaccctcctcaggaataacaattttgtaccccctgccaaagaagaaatgaccctcgaaaaatgtctcgccggaacaactggcgaacttatgggtccaagcacggtcaaggcggaccttacaggcgtcaccatgatccataacgtactgcctcccctctttaggacgagccttttcagcgttatcaccaaaatcgtctgcgtcatcatcgacatcatcgtcatcctcccattcctccaaaatttgaggatcaacttcaggagaaggagacctagggcccccaggcctCACCAGGAGGGCATCTagcttctcctcctcatcaagacgcgacggggaaccccccggcgcagaagtactagcCCCGGCGTCAGCggaagacatgatagcaatgacTAAACAACAAGATAAGAAGtgagaaaatttgtttgtttaccttgaagaaaaacactcgccggagtaacaactctggaaattagaagacaaagaagcctcTGAAAGtttagagaagaaaattttggtgaatgaaattggtggccaatttcacggaataactgccctatttatagggaaaagcccatgaagaaggaccaatcagagaacagcccaGGAAGCACCAGCCAATCAgcatgcagacacgtgtcggacatgcaaccatggaaagtcaatcgtcgcaacagtcaaacgtcaatcaatgcaacagtgatcaagcgtcttcaacacgccctttCATATCTCTGCcttttcatcttcctcaacaaattcccgtGTATCTCTCTCCGCCGGCCACAAGATCAACCAAGCTTGGGAGCCcctggggcaatcaaaaacaaccgcactctcaaccctggtctcggccagcgtcacttcctcttccacatcggatgccctttgcacatccatgcggaggggggatatatatggtacgacctaataagaaccaggccgagatagaagaagccgatacagaaaaagtttcagaaattactttcgcagaatatacgctcaacatacatcggagcccataccacggcatagactacgctgggggcaaattgatggggcatattctcgcaccaccgaccaagtcaacatattgagcaaggtcaaggatatccacaaagaaagtcaacgacttagacagtctagccgatgcaacccatcggctcatcactgggtctcggctaggcaactagccaccggggatacatatccgcgtactcatatccaagaccctcggccggcctgccatgggtccatcggccgagggtagaacggtctttccacctgctagccacttggccacttggccactacgtgacaaaaggtgaaagcctataaatacttctcaaccttcattgaggaaaggatccataaattaacctaagaatcactattcatctggtaatatcttccttatctctctataatacatccttagccaagtaataacaacttatccctctaagttcactgacttgagcgtcggagtgagtacgcttggcacaaagccaagccctcgcctcgttcattgttgcgggagaggccgagaggaacgatagagaggaggattcaactcaagacatcattcgacaagccacgggtggtaacaatacttgctctggaattacacccggaacaataataataataataataataataataataataataataataataataataataataataataataacaataataataataataataataataataataataataataatgatgatgatgatgatgatgataatattcgataatgatgataatgataatggaTAATGATGATAatcgataataataataataataataataataataataataataataataataataataataataataataataataataataataataataataataataataataataataataataataataataataataataataataataataataataaatcaaaGGAGCTGAACCAAGTGGAGCCGAATCGAGCttgatcgaatcgaatcaatcgaatcgaatggagtgaaataactaaatcgagccgaatccgacTCGAAATCAATAGAGTTGAGATGAACtaaaaataagccagaaagaacatgaCCTTAGTTCTGTTTAGCTCATCTTCATTTAGTTCATTTCAGTTCAACTCCCTTCAGCTGAAAAGAATAGGGTCTTAGTTAAATGATCATTACTAGTATAAAGTTGTTATTCTCTTCGACCAATTATTTTTTACTACtcgtatttttattatttgtaaaataattaaacaaataacTACGAAAAAGGTAATACTAACTATGACAAAGGTTGACCAAGTGTTGTGAGTGTAGTGGAGCGCGGGTCACCCTCAAACCATGCAATGACATGAATTGCTAGGTTTCGGGTTCGACTCCCTGGGTAGTATCGGTTATTGCAGGGGGACTTTCAGGGTCTGTAAAAAGAGAGTGTCGGCTTACCGTGCTGTCGCATATCTCTCGGGGTTTGGTCTCTCTAAGGTGTATCGCCCTAGGCTGATAATGAGAGATGTTCCtcgttccaaaaaaaaaaaactatgacAAAGGTAATGgtaagattgtaacacccctatacaccAATGTGCCTTATCAAGACCACCTTAGCATATCAAGGTGCTACCAtgtcggttgcccgaggtaaagtatatcaaatagaccatgaAAGAACATTTATTATAAGATACCAAAACTGTTTAAATCAAAATACAAACTGAAAGTCAAACCAGAACTGTTACAACTCCAAAACAACCAAAAGGAACTAAAGTTCATGCGACAGTGGAAGCTAACTAAACACAAAGTGATGACTCGGCCCCATCCATGACCCACGAGCTATATCCACAGCcattacctgctaaaccaactgctcgcCATTCCCGAATggttcaccacagttttgaaaacaataaacggggttagTCAACTGCATATATAACCAAGATAAGAAATCACATATACACAATGCAATACACAATCCAATCCAAACTGTAGTAACTatcctccaaactccaatagTAACTAGTAACCGACtatacacaccaaagtgtgtagctctgccaggttacctatcgcaacaggtaactcacactgccagtgggggaccgcaaccttgcccATCAAATCCCCGCACATCACAACGAGCGAACcttgatcattaatgtgcacatcccccttgtgacgggagccacaagaggcgaacatggggttTGAACCATTTTCCGAAAATGGTCCCAAAACAACAataccaatcaacaatataatcTCAATCCAAATGATACAAGTTACTCaatcaaccacaatcaatcttaaatcaattatacaatcaactgagtagggaaaccttaccttatCGCAATCCAAATCAAGCACAACAATCACGCTagaaagcctcctctacgaagtcctcacctATGATAATATAATTAAATCAATATACTACACATACAGAACTAATCCCCCCAAACCCCCAATTAGGGTTTGTGAATGATAaccaaataaaatgtataaatgaCAAAGGTAGAACACTTACTGATCGAAAAGACGCGAAGAAGGAAAGAAACCCCCAAATCTACAAACCCTAGCCTTGGAAATGATCATGAAGGTAATTGGAGAACAGTGTTACGTCGTTGAGAGTTtagaaaagtgattaagaaactgATTATAAAATGATTAAGACGATAACACGACTTATATATACTTCTTCAATTATCTTAATCAAAACCGCAGAAATTAACCtgtcagaccgggtactcggtcgaatacgacctactcggccgagttcctcacaactcggtcgagtgcacccaAAACTGTAGCCTGTTTAAAAGCACTCGACAACTTACTCGctcgagtatggactactcgaccgagtaagctatgaccagaaaaccgtagtattacaaagatTATCAGTAGGACTATTCCACGTCTTAAGATTCTGGCACATCAGTttttcactaacttttattatttctttattgttcagacTCGTCTCAGACTCACCTCAAACTTTATACATTATCCGTCAGAGTCACCTCATACTCTACTTTTCCACTTCActctttttttttacaaaaagaaATGACACATGAGATCCATTCATTCGATAATTTCCTTTAAATGTGGGGTCAGGACTCACCCAAAGTCTGAGTTTTGgaatccaagactcaacttaaaacTTTGTCAAGATTAGTGTAGAATATTGGTAATTTTGAGTGAGACTTAACTCAAGAGTTACCTAACTCTTATCTCAAGACTATCAATAATCTAACCCTAATACTAACTAAAATAAACCACAATGAATGACAAAATGGCCCAAAAAAAATAGACAATAGGAACACTAGTTATCTAAGAAAGTCATGATCAAATACTTTTGAGTTGTAATGCTACCCATCTATTGTAGATGGGTAGGAACACTAGTTATCTAATATACTAAAAGGATTTCTAACACTAACATATCTAAAGTAACTTATTTTTTGGAGTATAATAAATACACAAAATGGAGTGTCTTTGTTCAAGTGTTTTGTGTAGTCATAATTCCCTTAATGACTTGTATAGTTGTATATAAATATGAGTCCAAGAGACACTAAAAGTAGAACAAATTGAACAAGTATAGCAACGTGTCTTTGTACAATAGGAGTAGGATTATCTTAAACTTCTTCctcttctcccaaatctttcctCTTTCCCTTCATACAAAACACAAAGCTATGGTTGACAACATAACTTTCTCAAATACACAAAGAACAACACTTAACCAATACAACAATAATAGTATTCCTCAACCTTTCTCTTCTAATCAACACCATGAAAACATTAACTACAATAATaatcacaacttttacaatcaATCGATTCTTAATAATGAAGATCATGAAGAACAAGGAATTGGGTTGATAAAAGAGCAAGATAGGCTACTTCCTATAGCCAACGTTGGTAGAATAATGAAGCAAATACTGCCACCCAATGCTAAAATATCGAAAGAAGCGAAAGAGACGATGCAAGAATGTGTATCGGAGTTTATTAGCTTTGTAACGGGTGAAGCGTCCGATAAGTGTCATAAGGAGAAACGTAAGACTGTTAATGGTGATGATATTTGTTGGGCTTTGGCCTCTTTAGGgtttgatgattattctgaaCCCTTGAAGAGGTATCTTCACCGACACCGCGAATTTGAAGGGGAAAGACTTGCTACACAATCAAGCAAGGAGAGGGATCTTGACCATGGTAATTAAGTTGTTCCAATTTGAAGAAGCTGGGAAGTATTAATTACTCCATAATTGTGTTTTAGTTCTAACTAGCTAGGGTGCTTCTATATATAGCTAGGTTGCTTGGTCATCCTGTTTTCCTTTTTATTACTATATTGGTTTGATTAAAAAGTTTGGATCTTTATAACCTAACTTCATAAATCAATATGTGTTTGAATTTGGTATCTCATGTCTTTTCATCTAAGGAGTACCATTTATTTGATTTTGTATAGCATATCTATGTCAGTACTGAACATAACCGGGCTTAATTTAGTGGTTTAGACAGAGGTATTGTGATAATAGGTTATGAGTTCGAATCCCTCTCCTTTTTATATTGTACTGGCCTGACCCTGCGCCTCATTGAACACAAAAAAGAAATTATGTAGTGACTTAGATTATTTTAGAAATCTATATAGGTggacaaataaaaattaatagtTGCCTCATTGAACACCAAAAAGAAAATATGTATATGTGAGTTAGATTATTTTAGAAATCTATTTAGGTGGGATAGTTGTGATTTCAAGTTATATACTGTCTCTTCAAAAATTAGATAACGCTATTGAGTCGTAATTAATTTTAATTCcatatatattttgaaatatgTATACATGAAAATGAAATAGCGTTATTAGTGGTGCTACTTAATTTTAGTACAACAAACGATATTTTGGTAATTTATTACAATAGTTATTTTATAGCCTTTCAAAAATAAACATTTATTTATTTCGAGAAGGATAATATTGGCTATTTGGAATTAGGACTATGAAACAAAacagaaaaaataaaataaagtaaatactGATGAGCCATAATATACAGGCTTAACAAGCTTCTGTGGAAAGTGAAGACGTGAAGAAGAGACTGAACCATGACAACCAAACCTAAATTTTTTTGCTTCTTCATCTCTTATATGGCCGTGGATTAGGACTAACACTAAAATTTTTTGATAGACGGTCTTTCACTAAGTTATTCAGACGTGAAGACCTAGTAGCATGATTTTGTTGTACTGGTGTAGTTTTTGCTAGTACTTATTTTGCTATGACTTTGTGGGTATTTTGAGATTTTCAtggcattatattttatttattgggTGCATTCCATTTTACCATTTTGTAAATCAATTATATgcggaaaataaaataaaaaaacaactaTGATAGTAAGGTAAAACTTTGTCAAATCGTAAATTGTATTGATAAACTTAATAGAAGTAATTTAACCAAcatacaaaaagaaaaaaaaaaggttatgggggctaaaaataaaaaaaaattattttaggtatTGTAATAAAATGACTAAAACACAATGGCATATTATTTAACTACAACAAAATATATTTTTCATTGACGAGGGATCGATAGCTCGTGTTAGTCCCCGACTTCGTTCGATCCTCCGAGACCTATAGCAAGATTTTGTTTAGAATATGTTCCTTTCAATCTTGAATGTAAACTCGTACGCTTAAAAATAAATAAGAGTAAAGATTCTAGTAGGAGCAACCAAACAACATATAAATGATGATGACAGGAAAAGAAAGTGTACCGGATGAACTACATACATTATCAAAAATTGATGAAATTCATTAAAAATTAAACTGTTTGAAAAAGTATTTATTTGAATATTTTATTTGCATTATTAACAGAgaaatatatatatttaatttactcGAGAGCATCAGCCACATGTGGTCCTTGAGTCTTGGAGGATATGAGTGTATCTTGTCATTAGTGAATTGATAATGTCCTTGATTTGAAGATGATTGTCCTTGAACGCATCAAATGATGGATTTGTCCCGTAAACTATTACTTCCTATTTTTCACAAAATTATTTACGCTTATGTTTTTCAAAATTCTCCTCACATAATTTAAAAAACGTAAATAATTCAGTGGAAGAGAGGAAGTAGATCATTGTCAAATTTAACCTGAAATTTGGCCGTAGAAAATACTCCATATTAGACTAATAGGGTACACTTTATAAGTTTAAAGGAGGTTTTATCTTAAATTAATTGATTGTTATAgtaattcattgtttttaatgGGGTCAATAATCTCCTAATTTATCGATGTAACACTTTCCTTTAACCCTGTCCCTTAACCAATTAGCCGTAAAAGGAGCAACTTCTTAGTTTTAATTTGGTCGATAACTCTTCTTATTAATCGATGTGGGACATTCACATTTAACATCACCATCCGAATTAGTATTATTTCCAATGGATCCGGACCCTCCATACCCTAAATTCATTCTCACACCCAATAGGTATCCCATACAATTTCCTCATTCCAATCCCTCCCCTCCGGTCAGCCTCCACCACTATACACCACTAACACTcaacaccaaccaccaccaacacaaCCCTCGCCGACACCTCCACCATTACCGGCCGACGAAGACTAGTTCTTCGCCTTCACCGACGGTGACTCTACTTCACCCCCACCAAACAACCCTCTTCTTCCGTTTTCTTCGTACCATTCGAAATCTCCACTCATCACCACAAAGACCAAAATTTAGCCCCCGCATTCAGAATCAACCCCGACTCTTGTATACCAAAAACCTAGATTGTGTGTTTTTAGGAGTGAGTGAGTTGGAGTGGACACTCGGATGTGGCCCAAGCCCCATTTGCATGAATTTAAAATATTAGTAAGAGCAGTTCTAGGTTTATaccttattttccaaattataATCCATGaatttttaataattaaaatcCGTTTTATATAATACCTGCATTCGACTCTATTTTATTGTCATACTTTTTATTTtggaaagattaagaaataagGATAAAATTACAATTTTACCGCTTTAATTAAAGAGAACGAGGACAATCTCATTCTGATAGATAGGGTAGTAGTTAGTTAGTTACACGATTAAGGGTAATAGTGGCAGCCCATTCATTTATTATACTAAATTTATAAAAAGgataattaatttaaataaaataaattttaggGAAAAAAGAGTATAATAAAAATGAAATGGAGAAAGTAATATtttgtaaaaccgttttaaaagAAATCGTTTATTATAGTGCCGATTCttctaagagcatccgcaaaggtgagacTTATGAtcatattttctctttccttttcttattcttccacctcattttccactaacttttccatttaccTTCCTCATTTCATAACTATATCTATGCAACAATGGAGTTCtccaattcacacacaaaaatttgggaactttcccaaaagtaacacaaattgctttacttttttttttggagACCTCCCCTAAAAACAGTGGAGCCCCATTTTTTGAGGAAGTTGGTGCAACAATGAGGTTGCTCATTTGAGGAAAGAGAAGTTAAATGGGGAGGTGATTTCtctcctttgcggatgctctaacaTGTGCCCTAAGAGTACACATTAATAAGCTAAATATGAAAAGATTCACAAGTTATTCATTCTTACAATTCTCATGAGAATATGTTGTGAATCTTTTCATATAAAGCTTTactaatatatactccctcctattctccattttgttcccctattcctaaaacggattattcaggttttgttcccctttccttttttggaaacttttaatcttattttattcattcctctctcctatcaccaaaccccacccaactcacaatttcttatttaattcctaattattcatttctctctcctatcaccaaaccccacccaactcacaattccttattttattcattcctctctcctataaccaaaccccacccaactcacaattaatattttatttccctccttaattcttgtgcccccAACAAAGGGGAACAAtatggagaataggagggagtatatttttagAATACAGGTTAGAAAAATGGTTATAGTGCAATTGGTGGTGGACAACAAAGCTTTAGTTGAAGCACCCCCTAGATTTTGGGACCACGTAGCACGTACAGTGTTATGACTCACTCAGCTGTTGCTAGAAAGTGGGTAATAGCAACTTGAGGCAACCAAAATGCTGGTCTCACTGTCGTCTGTCTTTCTTGCTTTATTTAGTCAATGACGATCTCTTGCCCGATGCGCATATTAATTAAACTATCCCAATTTGACAACTACCTCAACTCTTTCTGTCTCTACTCTCAATTTTTAACCAACAATAAACAATCACTTTGCTTAGCTTACTTACCTAACGTGGTATCTGTTTTATCTAGATTCTGCGCCGGATTGAATCAAATTAGGGTAGAAAGTTTAGCAGGGTTAATTAGCTCGTTTATCTTGTATATAGCTGCAGGGCAGGTTTAATAAAGTGCAAATAAAagaaagtaaagagaacaaataagacaataatttttgtatgtggaaaacccttgaatgggaaaaaaccacgggcacgcACGGGCACCAAGCTAGGAGAGGTTTTACTATAATATTTAGGAGAataattatatgtaaagcttaaaCAATGTATTGTCGTTCTAAGTGTTGTAATAGTAAGGCTTGTAAGCTTTTCTTGTGTGATTGAGCGTGATAGAATGTGTCTTCAAATGGTCTTGAGCTTCTCTTATATAACAATCTTCATGTAACCGCAAGATCTTCTCCTTAATGACAGAATATTTTTCATAAATGACCCCCTTGATTGCTGTCTTGAATGCGTGTTAATGGTCGGATAAATGCTCCatgattatgattaattattCTCCTTTAATGCTGATATAATTACCTTAATTATATGATAATTATTCAATATATTCCTTGTTGACTTGGTCAACTGATATCTTTGTATTTGTCAGTTGCCCTCTCATGCCTGGTGCCTTGCCAGAATTATCCTTAGGCTTCTATCCTGGATGTCAGGCCAGGGTACAATCATACCCTGTATTCATCGTGAGGACACCGGGCTTAACAATTTCCCTTTTATCTTCTCATTGTCGCTGAGTCAGGTCAGTAATGAGAAAATAAACATCATTAAGTATCTTGCTTTAGACGATTGAGTGTGGTTATTGCAGAGAAAGCGACTAGTTGATATGAATGCGACAAGTGTCTATTTACTGCAACTTTCTGAATAACCGTGTTAACTTGCAGTAACCCTAGATTTTCACCGCATTATAAATACCTTTTTTACTCTTGCGTTGTTCTTCACCAAAAACTCAAATAATTCCTCTGAACTTCTCCCAATTttcttctttaatcttcatcttcaacctaTGTCCATCTTCTCGTAATTTTTCCAGAAAACAAAATAATGATTATTGTAAAAATGAAATCTACTAGGGGGCTCTTGCTTCTGGTTCTCCTGACGTTCCAACCCCTGAACAAACTTCTGAAAATAAACCCAAGTCTTCTGAAATTTCTTCTGGTACTGCTGCTGTGGAGATGGTGTCTATCTTCCATGGTGATTTCGAGTTTAAGCCAACAAAAGCTCTCAGTGAACATCCTAGCCTTCCTAAACGTCTGAAACCTGAGTTTGGGAGTATTTTGAAGGAGAAGGGGGTTATCCCTACTGATTGTGAAGTTTGGATCCCTGAAGATTCACCGATTAGGGATGACTGGGCTTGTcttggttggttctgtattcatgactgggctttTAGGACAGGTTGCAAGTTGCTTATCTCCTCTTTGATGGTGGAAGTGATCAAGGAGATTGGTGTTCCACCATATCAGATTATGCCTTCAGTCTGGAAGGTGGTTCACTCAATCGATTTTCACTGTGGGAAGCATAACATGTCTTTTACTTTAGGTGACTTGAAAAACTGCTATCTTTTGAAGACCCATAGCCCTGGTAGGGTTAACTTCAAGGCTAGGCCCTCGACTACTCCTCTTTTCAGCAATTTGGACAGCGGTGCTGACAAAAACTGGGCTACTGGTTATATGTTTATTAGGACCAATTCTATCGGGCCTGGCTTTGCATATCTCAATTATGATGCTTGCGTTGCTGGTATGTTCcctgttatttttgttttccatGCACATGTTTTGTTAGTAAAAGGAAAGCAGGAAATATTTAACAGAGTGTACCTTGCTTTTCAGTAGATGATTGGGTGTGCAATGTAGATTATCCTTCTCAGAGGGTAACTGCTTTCTTGGCCATTCCTTCTATTGAAAGGTTGTGGCCATACTGTAGTGGAGCTGCTCATTTTCCACGTTGTTTGAAGGCTAAAAATGTTTCTAGAGCTCTTAAGCCTGCCAAGCCTGCTGAGCTCTCTACTTCTGGTGGTAAGTTTTCTTTTTCTATTGGTTTTGTTCTTAGGGAAATATGTTTATAACGGCCTCATCTTTATTGCTGATATAGTGT is a window encoding:
- the LOC141586322 gene encoding nuclear transcription factor Y subunit B-5-like, with translation MVDNITFSNTQRTTLNQYNNNSIPQPFSSNQHHENINYNNNHNFYNQSILNNEDHEEQGIGLIKEQDRLLPIANVGRIMKQILPPNAKISKEAKETMQECVSEFISFVTGEASDKCHKEKRKTVNGDDICWALASLGFDDYSEPLKRYLHRHREFEGERLATQSSKERDLDHGN